Proteins from a genomic interval of Treponema succinifaciens DSM 2489:
- the truB gene encoding tRNA pseudouridine(55) synthase TruB, producing the protein MPEKTKNKVSGVMLYAKTPGITSFSSLWSIKHALKTEKVGHTGTLDSFAEGLLVVLSGNLTHLVPHITSFTKTYQAVVCFGKETDTLDPTGDVVKTGAAVSKEQIEVALKKFTGAVLQVPPVYSALHVDGKRASDLVRGGNEIHLESRQVFVYKNELLDFKEPSENDACSYALLEIVCSKGTYIRALARDIAYSLGTCAHLCALRRTKVGPFELKDAACFGELKEFSIENGIQNAFYFQKEKEKIHLPFEQKIKKSREDSAEKIQDIRNHFLLFSQKLASLCGFSCDILKPEFEKSYLNGRPLSQKMFDIAICGNVEDEIAVFYSSGAFAGIICKNKDAKLSYGFVVPPEKKEFKVFSWNEFCSLNFPVEWKSKGCALTIGSFEAIHAGHVALIKTAVSQKNFVSGIITFSSQIKNEGTGLIFTLEQRLEFFKDLGLDFAVVIDFTQDFSKIEGADFIETLISVCGMKFLVEGSDFKCGYKGLLNMEELEKISQKKNFELCRQDYVFFEDEKISSSRVKKEILAGNFICAQKMLLRPFALDVRGISFKEKSVGSENSIFEFHNEKNQVLPKNGIYKVTALDSDGNIFHTTLEIENENLRIALPTSGIAEKTAEIKFC; encoded by the coding sequence ATGCCAGAGAAGACCAAGAATAAAGTTTCCGGGGTTATGCTCTATGCAAAGACTCCGGGAATTACAAGTTTTTCTTCTCTTTGGAGCATAAAGCATGCCTTGAAAACTGAAAAAGTCGGGCATACTGGAACTTTGGATTCTTTTGCTGAAGGCTTGCTTGTTGTTTTGTCTGGCAATCTTACGCACCTTGTTCCTCATATAACTTCATTTACAAAAACTTATCAGGCTGTTGTCTGCTTCGGAAAAGAAACGGACACTCTTGATCCGACTGGCGATGTTGTAAAAACTGGTGCGGCAGTTTCCAAAGAGCAGATTGAAGTTGCGCTGAAAAAATTTACCGGAGCGGTTCTTCAAGTGCCGCCTGTTTATTCTGCGCTTCATGTTGACGGAAAACGCGCAAGTGATCTTGTCCGCGGCGGAAATGAAATTCATCTTGAAAGCAGACAGGTTTTTGTTTATAAAAATGAACTTCTTGATTTTAAAGAGCCTTCAGAAAATGACGCTTGCTCTTATGCTCTTCTTGAAATTGTCTGCTCAAAAGGAACTTACATACGCGCGCTTGCAAGAGACATTGCTTATAGCCTTGGAACTTGCGCCCATTTATGCGCTTTGAGGCGGACTAAAGTCGGACCGTTTGAATTAAAAGATGCGGCTTGCTTTGGAGAACTAAAAGAATTTTCGATAGAAAACGGAATTCAAAACGCGTTTTATTTTCAAAAGGAAAAAGAAAAAATTCATCTTCCGTTTGAACAGAAAATAAAAAAAAGTCGTGAAGATTCAGCTGAAAAAATTCAAGATATAAGAAATCACTTTTTGCTTTTTTCTCAGAAACTGGCGTCTCTTTGCGGATTCAGCTGCGATATTTTAAAGCCTGAATTTGAAAAGTCATATTTGAATGGTCGTCCGCTTTCGCAGAAAATGTTTGACATTGCAATCTGCGGAAATGTAGAAGATGAAATTGCTGTTTTTTATTCGTCTGGGGCTTTCGCTGGAATAATCTGCAAAAACAAAGATGCAAAACTTTCTTATGGTTTTGTTGTTCCGCCTGAAAAAAAAGAATTCAAAGTTTTTTCTTGGAATGAATTTTGCAGTTTGAATTTTCCAGTTGAATGGAAGTCAAAAGGCTGCGCTCTTACAATTGGAAGTTTTGAAGCTATTCATGCAGGTCATGTTGCGCTTATAAAAACTGCTGTTTCTCAAAAGAATTTTGTTTCAGGAATTATAACTTTTTCTTCGCAGATAAAAAATGAAGGAACTGGTTTAATTTTTACTCTTGAGCAGCGTCTGGAATTTTTCAAGGATCTTGGACTTGACTTTGCGGTTGTGATTGATTTTACGCAGGATTTTTCAAAAATTGAAGGTGCTGATTTTATTGAAACTTTGATTTCAGTTTGCGGAATGAAATTTCTTGTTGAAGGAAGCGATTTTAAGTGCGGTTACAAAGGCTTGCTTAATATGGAAGAACTTGAAAAGATTTCGCAGAAAAAAAACTTCGAGCTTTGCAGGCAAGATTACGTTTTTTTTGAAGATGAAAAAATCAGTTCAAGCCGCGTAAAAAAAGAAATTCTTGCAGGAAATTTTATATGCGCGCAGAAAATGCTTTTGCGTCCGTTCGCTTTGGATGTCCGCGGAATTTCATTTAAAGAAAAATCAGTTGGAAGTGAAAATTCAATTTTTGAATTCCACAATGAAAAAAATCAGGTTTTGCCAAAGAATGGAATTTACAAAGTTACCGCGCTTGATTCTGACGGAAATATTTTTCATACAACTCTTGAAATTGAAAACGAAAATCTTAGGATTGCGCTTCCGACTTCCGGAATTGCAGAAAAAACAGCCGAGATAAAATTTTGCTGA
- the pnp gene encoding polyribonucleotide nucleotidyltransferase, translated as MIQRVTKKIGDQELILETGKIGKQANGCVYAQIGGTAVIATVCASSEVKEGLDFVPVTVEYNEKFYAAGKIPGGFVKREGRPKDKEILVSRLIDRPMRPLFETSFGREIQIVPTCVSIDGVNPPDILAVLASSAAVSISDIPFHGPVAGVRVGYLNGEYILNPTYEQMEKIQLEIVVAGTKDGFTMVEGGANEVSEEVMLGALEKAQGFITDMCLLQEELVKLAGKEKLPLAPLDVKLENADAIKAEAIPLMQEACFQKGKMARGNAVKAVKAKIAEKYSEQLEDEIQAKLFNALFDDIQYDLLRSSILEKGLRIDGRGTEDIRPITCEVNVLPRPHGSALFTRGETQSLAVTTLGTAMDEQVYDDIEGDRTENFILHYNFPPYSVGEVGKLTTGRREIGHGNLARRSLAPMIPSRSEFPYTIRVVSEIMESNGSSSQASTCGGCLSLLAAGVPMKKMVAGIAMGLITDGPQYKKYAILSDILGEEDHLGDMDFKVAGTRDGITGFQMDIKIAGVSMDIMRRALEQAKRGRNHILDIMEKCISKPQPISPYAPKIETMKIAVDKIGALIGPGGKNVKALCQQYNVTINTEDDGTVTIYGKSGVSTDAAKAAIKGICEDPEPGTIYQGTVKRIMDFGAFIEILPGKEGLCHISKLSRNRVEKVSDILKEGQVIPVKLLEVDKMGRLNLSYIDAIESK; from the coding sequence ATGATACAAAGAGTAACCAAAAAAATTGGTGATCAGGAACTTATTCTTGAAACTGGAAAAATCGGAAAGCAGGCAAACGGCTGTGTTTATGCGCAGATTGGTGGAACTGCTGTAATTGCAACTGTCTGCGCTTCAAGCGAAGTAAAGGAAGGGCTTGACTTTGTTCCTGTAACAGTTGAGTACAACGAAAAATTTTATGCCGCAGGAAAAATTCCTGGAGGATTTGTAAAGCGTGAAGGCCGTCCAAAGGACAAGGAAATTCTTGTAAGCCGTCTTATTGACCGTCCTATGCGTCCTCTTTTTGAAACATCTTTCGGACGTGAAATCCAGATTGTTCCGACTTGCGTTTCTATTGACGGCGTGAATCCTCCAGACATTCTTGCAGTTCTTGCTTCTAGCGCGGCTGTTTCTATTTCTGACATTCCTTTCCATGGACCTGTTGCAGGTGTTCGCGTTGGATATTTGAATGGTGAATATATTCTGAATCCAACTTATGAGCAGATGGAAAAAATTCAGCTTGAAATTGTTGTTGCCGGAACTAAAGACGGATTTACAATGGTTGAAGGCGGTGCAAACGAAGTTTCAGAGGAAGTTATGCTTGGAGCTTTGGAAAAGGCGCAGGGATTTATTACCGATATGTGTTTGCTTCAGGAAGAACTCGTAAAGCTTGCCGGAAAAGAAAAACTTCCGCTTGCACCTCTTGATGTTAAACTTGAAAATGCGGATGCAATCAAAGCCGAGGCAATTCCTCTTATGCAGGAAGCTTGTTTCCAGAAAGGAAAAATGGCGCGCGGAAATGCGGTAAAGGCTGTAAAAGCTAAAATTGCGGAAAAATATTCAGAGCAGCTTGAAGATGAAATTCAGGCGAAATTGTTCAACGCTTTGTTTGATGACATTCAGTATGATTTGCTCCGCTCAAGCATTCTTGAAAAAGGTCTTCGCATTGACGGCCGCGGCACAGAAGACATTCGTCCGATTACTTGTGAAGTAAATGTTCTTCCTCGTCCTCACGGTTCAGCTTTGTTCACTCGTGGCGAAACTCAGTCATTGGCTGTAACAACTTTGGGAACTGCAATGGACGAGCAGGTTTACGATGACATTGAAGGCGACAGAACTGAAAACTTTATTCTTCATTACAATTTCCCTCCATATTCTGTTGGTGAAGTTGGAAAACTTACAACTGGACGCCGTGAAATTGGACATGGAAATCTTGCGCGCCGTTCTTTAGCTCCGATGATTCCTTCAAGAAGCGAATTCCCTTATACAATCCGTGTTGTTTCTGAAATCATGGAATCTAACGGTTCTTCTTCTCAGGCTTCAACTTGCGGCGGATGTTTGTCTTTGCTCGCTGCTGGAGTTCCGATGAAAAAAATGGTTGCCGGAATTGCAATGGGACTTATCACTGACGGACCGCAGTACAAAAAATATGCGATTCTCTCTGATATTTTGGGAGAAGAAGATCACCTTGGCGACATGGACTTTAAAGTTGCAGGAACCCGCGATGGAATTACAGGATTCCAGATGGATATAAAAATTGCCGGTGTTTCAATGGATATTATGAGACGTGCTCTTGAGCAGGCAAAACGCGGACGCAATCATATTCTTGACATAATGGAAAAATGTATCAGCAAGCCTCAGCCAATCAGTCCTTATGCTCCAAAAATTGAAACAATGAAAATCGCTGTCGATAAAATCGGAGCTTTGATTGGACCTGGCGGAAAAAATGTAAAAGCTCTTTGCCAGCAGTATAATGTTACAATCAATACTGAAGATGACGGAACTGTTACAATTTACGGCAAGTCTGGTGTTTCAACTGATGCTGCAAAAGCCGCTATAAAGGGAATCTGCGAAGATCCAGAGCCAGGGACAATTTATCAGGGAACTGTAAAGCGCATTATGGACTTTGGCGCGTTTATAGAAATTCTTCCGGGAAAAGAAGGACTTTGCCACATTTCAAAACTTTCAAGAAATCGTGTTGAAAAAGTAAGCGATATTCTCAAGGAAGGTCAGGTTATTCCTGTAAAGCTGCTTGAAGTTGACAAGATGGGCCGATTGAATTTGAGCTACATTGATGCAATTGAAAGCAAATAA
- the rpsO gene encoding 30S ribosomal protein S15 encodes MALTKETTASIVSKFGANASDTGNSNVQIALMTERIKELTAHCKTFPKDTCAQRGLLKVVGARRKLLKYLKRTNLEGYRSLIKELGIRK; translated from the coding sequence ATGGCACTTACAAAAGAAACAACAGCGTCAATCGTTTCAAAATTTGGAGCAAACGCAAGCGACACTGGAAATTCAAATGTTCAAATTGCTTTGATGACAGAGCGCATTAAAGAGCTTACTGCTCACTGCAAAACTTTCCCGAAAGACACCTGCGCACAGCGTGGTCTTTTAAAAGTTGTTGGTGCTCGCCGCAAGCTTTTGAAATATCTTAAACGCACAAATCTTGAAGGCTACCGCTCTCTTATAAAAGAGCTTGGAATCCGCAAGTAA
- a CDS encoding LptF/LptG family permease — translation MQAFFAKNIFKLNSVKSNILVRYIAKELLLYFLICFVFFFVVFFVNQILLLAETILKKRVPINSVLKLILYCLPNVISQSAPFATLVGFLMCLGRLVTDNEILIFRASGQRYSLILKSVLAMGLLISVFSFIMNDYFLPIGTLKYNRLFKQIIVSNPAIELESKSIKRMNDSTLVIGNVSKNNVSDIVLFDSEKDGVQRIIMAGNSDVKKSSTPGVIMQLDMNSPIVLSLDKSKTENYESISAEKLRLNIFEDSIISSSNGTSPREMTSWDLIKRIKKMKQENSSTKKRLNTFILECNKKFSVPFGSFFFALLAFPLALIFGKKDGQTLGLIFGIILSVLYWSATIIGQMFGIRGGYNGFWMMWTPNFVIGILGIILYIRLKKK, via the coding sequence ATGCAGGCTTTTTTTGCAAAGAACATCTTCAAACTGAATTCTGTAAAATCAAATATTTTAGTACGCTACATTGCAAAGGAACTTTTGCTTTACTTTTTAATTTGCTTTGTTTTTTTCTTTGTCGTGTTTTTTGTAAATCAAATTCTTTTGCTTGCTGAAACTATTTTAAAGAAAAGGGTTCCCATAAATTCTGTTTTAAAACTGATTTTGTATTGCCTGCCGAATGTTATTTCTCAGTCTGCGCCGTTTGCGACACTTGTTGGTTTTTTAATGTGCCTTGGCAGACTTGTTACCGACAATGAAATTTTAATTTTCCGGGCAAGTGGTCAGCGTTATAGTTTGATTTTAAAATCTGTTTTGGCAATGGGACTTTTGATTTCAGTTTTTAGTTTTATTATGAATGACTATTTCCTTCCGATTGGAACTTTAAAATACAACCGTCTTTTCAAACAAATTATTGTGTCAAATCCTGCGATCGAGCTTGAATCAAAGTCAATAAAAAGAATGAATGATTCAACTTTAGTAATTGGAAATGTCAGCAAAAATAATGTTTCTGATATTGTTTTGTTTGACTCAGAAAAAGACGGTGTTCAGCGTATTATAATGGCTGGAAATTCCGACGTGAAAAAATCTTCAACTCCTGGCGTAATCATGCAGCTTGATATGAACAGTCCGATTGTCTTGAGCCTTGATAAATCAAAAACAGAAAACTATGAATCTATTTCAGCTGAAAAACTGAGGCTGAATATTTTTGAAGATTCTATTATCTCTTCTAGCAACGGAACTTCGCCGCGTGAAATGACATCGTGGGATTTGATAAAGCGAATAAAAAAAATGAAGCAGGAAAATTCTTCAACAAAAAAAAGATTGAACACTTTTATACTTGAATGCAATAAAAAATTTTCAGTTCCTTTTGGATCGTTTTTTTTCGCTCTGCTAGCTTTTCCTCTTGCACTAATCTTTGGGAAAAAAGACGGACAAACACTTGGACTTATATTCGGAATAATACTTTCGGTTCTTTACTGGTCAGCAACAATAATCGGACAGATGTTTGGAATCCGCGGAGGCTACAACGGATTTTGGATGATGTGGACTCCTAATTTTGTAATAGGAATTTTAGGAATTATTCTTTACATAAGGCTCAAGAAAAAATGA
- a CDS encoding M16 family metallopeptidase, translating to MLARKQNLLNNITLITQQVVNSKVTTFGFYFSVGSRFENEGEHGISHFTEHMIFKGTKTKSNRDISLIFDRMGGIFNAFTERENVGVYCTVPSENLENYKTALETLCDLSSNCTFPPEEMEKERGVVQSEILAVLDDPDDSAMDEVASCVWPNQKLSLAITGTSDDVDSITREQMVDWYKKYFAEGELVVIVCGKIFEDILVETLQKLPQHKPSQEFFRHLHFSEKIFWNTENRILKAKFNQTQIFSLYPLSSSLSFEDYISLLIFNSAAGETMSSRLFSSLREKSGLCYSVGSFYTTYENAGLWCAYSVCEKTKAVEVYKKLSEEISGFVENQISDEEIEISKERLCGSEILGETRTSFLMQRLWNFYSMGFPLCETEEILNSIRSAEKNDIIGFIKNLLNEEKKSSLVYGPALSSKQKKEILCWKR from the coding sequence ATGCTCGCAAGAAAACAAAATCTTTTAAATAACATAACGCTTATCACTCAGCAAGTTGTAAATTCAAAAGTTACAACATTCGGTTTTTACTTTTCAGTTGGAAGCCGTTTTGAAAATGAAGGTGAGCATGGAATCAGCCATTTTACCGAGCACATGATTTTTAAAGGAACAAAAACAAAATCGAACCGGGACATATCTCTTATTTTTGACAGAATGGGCGGAATTTTCAATGCTTTTACCGAGCGCGAAAATGTAGGCGTTTACTGCACTGTTCCTTCTGAAAATTTGGAAAACTATAAAACTGCTTTGGAAACTCTTTGCGATTTGAGCTCGAATTGTACTTTTCCGCCTGAAGAAATGGAAAAAGAGCGCGGTGTTGTCCAGAGTGAAATTCTTGCTGTTTTGGACGATCCTGATGATTCTGCAATGGATGAAGTTGCGTCTTGTGTCTGGCCGAATCAAAAACTTAGTCTTGCAATAACTGGAACTTCTGATGATGTTGATTCGATTACACGGGAGCAGATGGTTGACTGGTATAAAAAATATTTTGCAGAAGGCGAGCTTGTTGTAATTGTTTGCGGAAAAATTTTTGAAGATATTCTTGTTGAAACCTTGCAGAAACTTCCACAGCACAAACCTTCGCAGGAATTTTTTAGGCATCTTCATTTTTCAGAGAAGATTTTTTGGAACACAGAGAATCGGATTTTAAAAGCCAAATTTAATCAGACGCAAATTTTTTCTTTGTATCCGCTTTCTTCAAGTCTTTCCTTTGAAGATTATATTTCACTTTTGATTTTTAATTCTGCCGCCGGAGAAACTATGAGCAGCCGACTTTTTTCTTCGCTTCGTGAAAAATCCGGACTTTGCTATTCAGTTGGAAGTTTTTACACGACTTATGAAAACGCAGGACTTTGGTGTGCGTATTCGGTCTGTGAAAAAACAAAAGCTGTGGAAGTTTATAAAAAACTTTCAGAAGAAATTTCAGGTTTTGTTGAAAATCAAATTTCAGATGAAGAAATTGAAATTTCAAAAGAGCGTTTGTGCGGCTCTGAAATTCTTGGAGAAACTAGAACTTCGTTTTTAATGCAGCGGCTTTGGAATTTTTATTCGATGGGATTTCCACTTTGCGAAACTGAAGAAATTCTGAATAGTATACGTTCGGCTGAAAAAAATGATATAATCGGTTTCATAAAAAATCTTTTAAATGAAGAAAAAAAATCTTCGCTTGTTTATGGACCTGCACTTTCTTCAAAACAAAAAAAGGAAATATTATGTTGGAAAAGATAG
- the rbfA gene encoding 30S ribosome-binding factor RbfA, translating to MGQYRMDRLGNLLREEIATLIMRHEVKDPRVNEFLTINRVEVVKDLSCAKVYVSSFLDDASVERGVKGLQSAAGFIQSTIAKKVSIYRFPKLTFVADFSMKEGYKMVQKLNALENESRQIEISQNEQNAREDQE from the coding sequence ATGGGACAGTATAGAATGGACAGGCTGGGAAACCTGCTTAGGGAAGAAATCGCCACCCTCATAATGCGCCACGAAGTAAAAGATCCGCGCGTGAATGAATTTCTTACAATTAACCGAGTGGAAGTTGTAAAAGATTTATCATGTGCGAAAGTCTATGTCTCATCTTTTTTGGACGACGCTTCTGTTGAACGCGGTGTAAAAGGCTTGCAGAGCGCGGCTGGATTTATTCAGTCTACAATTGCAAAAAAAGTTTCAATCTATAGATTTCCAAAACTTACTTTTGTAGCGGATTTCAGCATGAAAGAAGGCTATAAAATGGTTCAAAAACTTAATGCGCTGGAAAATGAATCTAGGCAAATTGAAATCAGCCAGAATGAGCAGAATGCCAGAGAAGACCAAGAATAA
- the infB gene encoding translation initiation factor IF-2, whose translation MADESEKKTGVVLNKHVQDSHPAGEASPKRKIVIKRKAPSVEAAKQEQKKRIHVVSKKTPDSSVKAEDVKTEVPVSQEKTVAAEEKKSAAPVAQPAKPQVQTLEFPNVRPNVKAGNLSGGRNRYSNNGNGRRDGGFTGSQARESYQNRERQNNFNRGNPQGANFGNRNGSFRGNPNGGFNRNNGQPGGFNRGPGGFNRNGTGGGFNRGSGGFNRNNGQSGGFNRGQGGFNRGPGGFAGGAGRPGFGGPCPGGFADPSAIAGNKAPAKKQFKGKKQVYNRKDKEDFFDEEELYQNKKHDSTPASVVPEKIEIMETISVSDLARKMNLKASEIIGKLMSMGMMVTINQSIDSDTATILASEYNCQVHLVSLYDETVIESDKGRSEGERTRPPIVTVMGHVDHGKTKTLDAIRNADVAAGEAGGITQKIGAYQVSTPKGVITFLDTPGHEAFTMMRARGAQITDIVVLVVAADDGVMPQTMEAINHAKDAKVPIIVAVNKIDKPDANPEKVMTQLSELGLTPEAWGGDTQYVNISALKHQGIDDLLDAILIQAEVLELKAQYDCRAEGKVIESRTDQGRGVVASVVVQRGTLHIGDPLVAGIYSGRVRAIFNDRGQKIQEATPSMPVEVLGLEAMPNAGDPIQVTETEKDARAFAAKRQELKRFEDAKAVKKVTLDNLYSTIEASEVKEFKVIIKADLQGSAEALKTSLEKLSTKELRLVVIHSSAGAINESDVTLAAADENAIIIGFNVRPTPKAKSLAEQEKVEIRKYNIIYKCVEEIQQAMEGMLQPDTKDETTGTAEVRNTFKVPKIGVIAGCYVTDGVIKKTCSVNVIRDGVVIYTGKIASLKRFKDDAKEVKDGFECGIGIENWQDLQIGDQLEAFETIEVKRKLGKTLADEQAEAEKKNAAAEVSAE comes from the coding sequence ATGGCAGATGAATCAGAGAAAAAGACAGGCGTAGTTTTAAATAAGCATGTACAGGACTCTCATCCTGCAGGGGAAGCCAGCCCAAAGCGGAAGATTGTTATAAAAAGAAAAGCTCCTTCCGTAGAGGCGGCAAAACAAGAACAGAAAAAAAGAATTCACGTAGTGTCTAAAAAGACTCCTGATTCATCTGTTAAAGCTGAGGATGTAAAAACTGAAGTTCCTGTTTCTCAGGAAAAAACTGTTGCGGCGGAAGAAAAAAAGTCAGCTGCTCCTGTTGCCCAGCCTGCAAAGCCTCAGGTTCAGACTTTGGAATTTCCGAATGTCCGACCGAATGTTAAAGCAGGAAATTTGAGTGGCGGAAGAAACCGTTATTCAAATAATGGAAACGGACGCAGAGATGGCGGATTTACTGGAAGTCAGGCTAGAGAGAGCTACCAGAACCGCGAAAGACAAAATAACTTCAACCGTGGAAATCCGCAGGGAGCAAATTTTGGAAATCGTAACGGTTCTTTCCGTGGAAACCCAAATGGCGGCTTCAACAGAAATAACGGACAACCGGGTGGATTTAACCGTGGACCGGGTGGCTTCAATAGAAATGGAACTGGTGGCGGCTTCAATCGCGGATCAGGCGGCTTCAACAGAAACAATGGACAGTCGGGTGGATTTAATCGTGGTCAAGGCGGCTTCAATCGCGGACCGGGAGGATTTGCTGGCGGAGCAGGGCGTCCAGGATTTGGCGGACCTTGTCCAGGCGGATTTGCAGATCCTTCAGCGATTGCAGGAAACAAGGCTCCGGCTAAAAAGCAGTTTAAGGGCAAAAAACAAGTTTATAATAGAAAAGATAAAGAAGATTTCTTTGACGAGGAAGAACTTTATCAGAACAAAAAGCATGATTCAACTCCGGCAAGCGTTGTTCCAGAGAAAATTGAAATCATGGAAACAATTTCCGTTTCAGATCTTGCCCGCAAAATGAATCTTAAGGCAAGCGAGATTATCGGCAAACTTATGTCAATGGGAATGATGGTTACAATCAACCAGTCCATTGATTCTGACACGGCGACAATTCTTGCTTCTGAATATAATTGTCAGGTTCACCTTGTAAGCCTTTATGACGAAACTGTTATTGAAAGCGACAAGGGAAGGTCTGAAGGTGAGCGCACTCGTCCTCCGATTGTTACCGTTATGGGACACGTTGACCACGGAAAAACAAAAACGCTTGATGCAATCCGCAATGCTGATGTTGCCGCTGGAGAAGCTGGTGGAATCACGCAAAAAATCGGTGCTTATCAGGTTTCAACTCCGAAGGGCGTAATTACTTTCCTTGACACTCCGGGACACGAGGCGTTTACAATGATGCGCGCCCGTGGTGCACAGATTACAGATATTGTTGTTCTTGTTGTTGCGGCTGATGATGGTGTTATGCCTCAGACAATGGAAGCTATAAACCATGCAAAGGATGCGAAAGTTCCAATTATTGTTGCAGTCAACAAAATTGATAAGCCGGATGCAAATCCTGAAAAAGTTATGACGCAGCTTTCCGAGCTTGGACTCACTCCTGAAGCTTGGGGCGGCGACACTCAGTATGTAAATATTTCAGCGTTGAAACATCAGGGAATTGATGATTTGCTGGATGCGATTCTTATTCAGGCTGAAGTTCTTGAGCTTAAGGCGCAGTATGATTGCCGCGCTGAAGGAAAAGTTATTGAAAGCCGTACTGACCAGGGGCGCGGTGTTGTTGCTTCTGTTGTTGTTCAGCGTGGAACTTTGCATATCGGCGATCCTTTGGTTGCAGGAATTTATTCGGGCCGCGTTCGTGCGATTTTCAATGACCGCGGACAAAAAATTCAAGAAGCAACTCCTTCAATGCCGGTGGAAGTTCTTGGTCTTGAAGCTATGCCGAATGCCGGAGATCCTATTCAGGTTACAGAAACTGAAAAAGATGCTCGTGCATTTGCCGCAAAACGCCAGGAGCTTAAACGCTTTGAAGATGCAAAGGCTGTCAAGAAAGTTACGCTTGATAATTTGTATTCAACAATCGAAGCTAGCGAAGTAAAAGAGTTCAAGGTTATTATCAAGGCTGATTTGCAAGGTTCTGCGGAAGCTCTTAAAACCTCTCTTGAAAAACTCAGCACAAAGGAACTTAGGCTTGTTGTTATCCATTCGAGCGCGGGTGCAATCAATGAAAGTGATGTTACTTTGGCTGCTGCTGATGAAAATGCGATTATTATCGGATTCAATGTCCGCCCGACTCCAAAGGCAAAATCTTTGGCTGAACAGGAAAAAGTTGAAATCCGCAAGTATAACATTATCTACAAGTGTGTTGAAGAAATTCAGCAGGCTATGGAAGGAATGCTTCAGCCTGACACAAAAGACGAGACAACAGGAACTGCCGAAGTCCGCAACACTTTCAAAGTTCCAAAGATTGGTGTTATTGCCGGATGTTACGTTACAGATGGTGTTATCAAAAAAACTTGCAGCGTAAACGTTATCCGCGACGGCGTTGTTATTTACACTGGAAAAATTGCTTCTCTAAAAAGATTCAAGGACGATGCGAAGGAAGTTAAAGACGGATTTGAATGCGGTATCGGAATTGAAAATTGGCAGGATCTTCAGATTGGAGATCAGCTTGAAGCTTTTGAGACAATCGAAGTTAAACGCAAGCTCGGAAAAACTTTGGCAGATGAGCAGGCAGAAGCTGAAAAGAAAAATGCCGCTGCAGAAGTATCTGCTGAATAA
- the dut gene encoding dUTP diphosphatase, which produces MLEKIDLKIVAKKNAVVPAYKTEGSAGADVCALLDSPIVLKKGDRALIPTGLSFEIPSGYEIQVRPRSGLALKNGVTVLNSPGTIDSDYRGELKIILANFGQDDFTVNSGDRIAQIVISTVTTANFISVNSISETLRGAGGFGSTGV; this is translated from the coding sequence ATGTTGGAAAAGATAGATTTGAAAATTGTTGCGAAAAAAAACGCAGTTGTGCCTGCTTATAAAACAGAAGGTTCCGCCGGTGCTGATGTTTGCGCTTTGCTGGATTCTCCGATTGTTCTTAAAAAAGGCGACCGTGCTTTGATTCCTACAGGCTTGAGTTTTGAAATTCCGTCTGGCTATGAAATTCAGGTTCGTCCAAGAAGCGGGCTTGCTTTAAAAAATGGCGTTACTGTTTTAAATTCGCCCGGAACTATTGACAGCGATTACCGTGGCGAGCTCAAAATTATTCTTGCTAATTTTGGACAGGATGATTTTACCGTGAACAGCGGAGATAGAATTGCCCAGATTGTAATTTCTACAGTTACAACAGCGAATTTTATTTCTGTAAATTCTATTTCTGAAACTTTACGTGGAGCTGGAGGCTTCGGAAGCACTGGTGTCTAA